From Cellulosimicrobium sp. ES-005, one genomic window encodes:
- a CDS encoding bifunctional RNase H/acid phosphatase: MSAVGRRRLVVEADGGSRGNPGPAGFGALVRDGETGQVLAERAAFLGTTTNNVAEYSGLVAGLRAAAEIDPDARVTVRMDSRLVVEQMSGRWQIKHDDMRRLAAEAASVLPAEQVAYEWVPRAQNSAADALANEAMDTAGTVARDYPPEAVTPGSGDDEPDPAAADAPAEVPGESAAFDTPARPSGAAVRFDDAPALTVVLVRHGQTPLTVAGAFSGSSVPGPSLTARGRTQAAQAADLVFRVGRQAWPDLPRPTTIVASPMVRAQETARAVGRRLGVHVTTDDRFAEVDFGEWEGLTAAEVNAAWPGRLHAWHTTGTTAAPGGESYADVGARVWHGLQDLVDTLLPGAGPAGRTAVVVGHAVQVRAAIGTAIGAPPSQWSRVRVPPASVSILRLWADGTSELTAQGVPSDL; this comes from the coding sequence GTGAGCGCGGTCGGTCGGCGCCGCCTCGTCGTCGAGGCCGACGGCGGGTCCCGGGGGAACCCGGGTCCCGCGGGCTTCGGCGCGCTCGTCCGCGACGGTGAGACCGGTCAGGTCCTCGCCGAGCGCGCCGCGTTCCTCGGGACGACGACGAACAACGTGGCCGAGTACTCGGGCCTCGTCGCCGGCCTGCGCGCCGCGGCGGAGATCGACCCGGACGCGCGGGTGACCGTCCGGATGGACTCGCGGCTCGTCGTCGAGCAGATGTCGGGTCGCTGGCAGATCAAGCACGACGACATGCGCCGCCTCGCCGCCGAGGCCGCGTCGGTGCTGCCCGCGGAGCAGGTCGCGTACGAGTGGGTGCCGCGCGCGCAGAACTCCGCGGCGGACGCCCTCGCGAACGAGGCGATGGACACGGCGGGGACGGTCGCGCGCGACTACCCGCCCGAGGCCGTCACGCCTGGTTCCGGCGACGACGAGCCCGACCCCGCCGCTGCCGACGCGCCCGCCGAGGTCCCGGGGGAGTCGGCCGCGTTCGACACCCCCGCCCGCCCGTCGGGTGCCGCAGTCCGGTTCGACGACGCGCCCGCGCTCACCGTCGTTCTCGTGCGCCACGGGCAGACCCCGCTCACCGTCGCGGGCGCGTTCAGCGGGTCGTCGGTGCCGGGCCCGTCGCTCACGGCGCGCGGCCGCACGCAGGCGGCGCAGGCCGCCGACCTCGTCTTCCGGGTCGGGCGCCAGGCCTGGCCCGACCTGCCGCGACCGACGACGATCGTCGCCTCGCCTATGGTGCGCGCGCAGGAGACGGCGCGCGCGGTCGGTCGCCGTCTCGGGGTCCACGTCACGACGGACGACCGGTTCGCCGAGGTCGACTTCGGAGAGTGGGAGGGGCTCACCGCCGCGGAGGTCAACGCCGCGTGGCCGGGCCGCCTGCACGCCTGGCACACGACCGGCACGACCGCGGCCCCCGGCGGCGAGTCGTACGCCGACGTCGGGGCGCGCGTCTGGCACGGGCTCCAGGACCTCGTCGACACGCTCCTGCCGGGGGCGGGGCCGGCGGGCCGGACGGCGGTCGTCGTCGGCCACGCGGTGCAGGTGCGCGCCGCGATCGGCACGGCGATCGGCGCGCCGCCGTCGCAGTGGTCGCGCGTGCGCGTGCCCCCGGCGTCGGTCAGCATCCTGCGCCTGTGGGCCGACGGCACGAGCGAGCTCACCGCCCAGGGCGTCCCGAGCGACCTCTGA
- a CDS encoding TfoX/Sxy family protein, which translates to MVYSEDLAERIRAALGPRAPFDERKMFGGIAFLVNTHMALGVTRDDLMVRVGKDGTSAALERGGTVMEMGGRPMTGMILVDGARVADPDELDAWVATAVEHALAEPAKVKKPRKG; encoded by the coding sequence ATGGTCTACAGCGAGGATCTTGCCGAGCGGATCCGCGCCGCCCTGGGGCCGCGTGCCCCGTTCGACGAGCGGAAGATGTTCGGCGGCATCGCGTTCCTCGTCAACACGCACATGGCGCTCGGCGTGACACGGGACGACCTCATGGTGCGAGTCGGCAAGGACGGCACGAGCGCGGCGCTCGAACGCGGCGGAACGGTCATGGAGATGGGCGGTCGCCCGATGACGGGCATGATCCTCGTCGACGGCGCGCGGGTCGCCGACCCGGACGAGCTCGACGCGTGGGTCGCGACGGCCGTCGAGCACGCCCTCGCGGAACCCGCCAAGGTGAAGAAGCCGCGAAAGGGGTGA
- the yaaA gene encoding peroxide stress protein YaaA, translating to MLVLLPPSEGKTPAPDGAAPVDLAALTSPALTAHRDVVLDALAAASARPDAHDVLGTTPGLADEVRRNTSLRTAPAGSAADVYTGVLYGAADLTGALASGGEAARRAREDVRVVSALWGALSPADRVPAYRLSMAVDLPGVGKLATAWRPHLAPVLDARAAGDVVVDCRSATYVGAWKPAVSGPRSADWVAVRVVREHAGKRTVVSHNAKHTRGVLAGHLLRRAAASPSSAAELLDAASELVGTVIGTEVGSGLSYRLLETTLHDATTRSGPRTLELVIG from the coding sequence GTGCTCGTGCTGCTCCCCCCGTCCGAGGGCAAGACCCCCGCGCCCGACGGCGCCGCACCGGTCGACCTCGCCGCGCTCACCTCTCCCGCCCTCACCGCGCACCGTGACGTGGTCCTCGACGCGCTCGCTGCGGCGAGCGCACGCCCGGACGCGCACGACGTCCTCGGCACGACGCCGGGGCTCGCCGACGAGGTGCGCCGCAACACGTCACTGCGCACCGCGCCCGCGGGCTCCGCGGCCGACGTCTACACGGGTGTGCTCTACGGCGCGGCCGACCTCACGGGCGCGCTCGCGTCCGGCGGCGAGGCCGCGCGACGCGCGCGCGAGGACGTCCGCGTCGTGTCGGCTCTCTGGGGGGCGCTCTCCCCCGCCGACCGCGTCCCCGCCTACCGGCTCTCCATGGCCGTCGACCTGCCGGGCGTCGGGAAGCTCGCGACGGCGTGGCGCCCGCACCTCGCTCCCGTGCTCGACGCGCGCGCGGCCGGGGACGTCGTCGTCGACTGCCGGTCCGCGACGTACGTGGGCGCGTGGAAGCCCGCGGTCTCCGGGCCGCGCTCGGCCGACTGGGTCGCGGTGCGCGTCGTGCGCGAGCACGCCGGGAAGCGCACCGTCGTCTCGCACAACGCCAAGCACACCCGCGGCGTGCTCGCCGGGCACCTGCTGCGCCGGGCCGCGGCGTCGCCGTCGTCGGCCGCAGAGCTGCTCGACGCCGCAAGCGAGCTCGTCGGCACGGTGATCGGCACCGAGGTGGGCTCGGGCCTGAGCTACCGCCTGCTGGAGACGACGCTCCACGACGCGACCACCCGGAGCGGGCCGCGCACGCTCGAGCTCGTCATCGGCTGA
- a CDS encoding tautomerase family protein, which produces MAQVKIYGRRSVWGERRAEVSDALHDALVRTWQLPADKRFHRFLLLHDDDLVAPRSDAYLVVEVVCFTGRTREAKRALVAALYDDVVPALGLTMDDVELVILESPRENWGIRGVSGDELALSYRVDV; this is translated from the coding sequence ATGGCCCAGGTGAAGATCTACGGACGGCGCAGCGTGTGGGGCGAGCGACGGGCGGAGGTGTCCGACGCGCTGCACGACGCGCTCGTGCGCACCTGGCAGCTCCCGGCCGACAAGCGGTTCCACCGGTTCCTGCTCCTGCACGACGACGACCTGGTCGCCCCGCGCTCGGACGCGTACCTCGTCGTCGAGGTCGTGTGCTTCACGGGCCGCACGCGCGAGGCCAAGCGCGCGCTGGTCGCGGCGCTGTACGACGACGTCGTGCCCGCCCTCGGCCTGACGATGGACGACGTGGAGCTCGTGATCCTCGAGAGCCCGCGCGAGAACTGGGGCATCCGCGGGGTCAGCGGCGACGAGCTCGCGCTGTCGTACCGCGTCGACGTCTGA